In Salmo salar chromosome ssa15, Ssal_v3.1, whole genome shotgun sequence, one genomic interval encodes:
- the LOC106570863 gene encoding DNA-binding protein HU 2 — MERLLVKTLDEVTSDEMKRFQWLLIKHQRRGYEPIKRSELDRDTSRENTVELMVNKYKENGALGVTINILKDMHQNTLAGKLKTKANILKEVEKSTATKSTATKSTAAKSTAAKSTAAKSTVAKESTAKESTVAKSTVAKSTAAKSTAAKSTAKETPAEKSTAAKSTAKETPAAKSTAAKSTAAKSTAKKSTAAKSTAKESTAKKSTAKKTTDATLKRPAKKTPAEKSTAAKRPKLF, encoded by the exons ATGGAGCGGTTGTTGGTAAAGACTCTGGATGAGGTGACGAGTGACGAGATGAAGAGATTCCAGTGGCTCCTGATCAAGCACCAGAGGCGTGGCTATGAGCCCATCAAAAGAAGCGAGTTGGATCGCGACACAAGCAGGGAGAATACCGTGGAGCTGATGGTGAACAAATACAAAGAAAATGGGGCTCTGGGTGTCACAATTAATATCCTAAAGGACATGCACCAGAATACACTTGCTGGCAAGTTGAAGACAAAGGCAAACATTCTCAAAGAAG TGGAGAAGAGCACTGCTACAAAGAGCACTGCTACGAAGAGCACTGCGGCAAAGAGCACTGCGGCAAAGAGCACTGCGGCAAAGAGCACTGTGGCAAAGGAGAGCACTGCAAAGGAGAGCACTGTGGCAAAGAGCACTGTGGCAAAGAGCACTGCGGCGAAGAGCACTGCAGCGAAGAGCACTGCAAAGGAGACACCAGCGGAGAAGAGCACTGCAGCGAAGAGCACTGCAAAGGAGACACCAGCGGCGAAGAGCACTGCGGCGAAGAGCACTGCGGCGAAGAGCACTGCAAAGAAGAGCACTGCGGCGAAGAGCACTGCAAAGGAGAGCACTGCAAAGAAGAGCACTGCAAAGAAGACCACTGACGCTACATTGAAGAGACCTGCAAAGAAGACACCAGCGGAGAAGAGCACTGCGGCGAAGAGACCTAAGCTGTTCTAG